The DNA sequence AACTAGTCGAATTTCTTTTTTCATTCGATTTCCCCATCTTCCATGTCATGTCGGGGGACGACATTGGGAATGCTGTGTTGCTGAACTATCACTTTTCGCTGTTTTCCGGGGCCGGTCGAGGAAAGAGGATCGGCGTAGTTCTGTCCGTTGAGGTGCCCAAAGAGGATTTAGTCATGCCTTCTTTGTACGACAAGATTCCTGGTATAGAGTATAGCGAGCGTGAGATGCACGAAATGCTTGGCGTGTCCTTCAATGGCTTGCCAAATCAGTCGTTGGTGTTTTTGCCGGAGAACTGGGACGAGAAAGTCCATCCCTGGAGGCGGGACGATTCGGGGCTTTCTCCTAAACATATTAGGGAACTTTCTTGAAAAGGTGATGAATGATGGCTCTTGGTGAAAATAAAACCTACACCATTCCAATTGGCCCCGTTCACGTCGGCTTAAAGGAGCCCATAACCGCTTGGTTGCAAGTGGACGGCGAGAGGATAGTCGACGTGCGCATCAGGCCGGGTGCAATACATAGGGGAATAGAATATATGGCAAGGGAAAGGAATCCCATACAGGTCATATATCTGGCAGAAAGGATATGCGGTATCTGTTCGTTTGCTCATATCATTTCCTTTGTCAGAGCTGTGGAGGATGCGGCGGGCATCCCCGTGCCGTCCAGGGCGAAATATATACGGACCATATTATTGGAGCTTGAGCGTGTCCATTCTCATATATTGTGGGCTGGGGTTGCATGCTATACCTTTGGTTATGACTCGGCCTTTAACCTTGGGATGCTCCTCAGGGAAAAAGTCATGGACGTATTGGAGGCCATGACGGGCAACAGGGTAAACTATGGCGTAGGCACCGTTGGGGGAGTGCGACGCGATATTACACCTAAAGTAGCAGATGCCATAAAAGAAATGCTCGATTACTACAATCGCGAGTTCTCGTACTTCTATAATGCCGTTACAGAAGACCCTATCGTAAAGGCTAGGATGAGAGATATAGGCGTATTGTCCTATGAAGATGCCGTTAGGTATTGTGCGGTAGGGCCCACTGCCAGAGCAAGTGGGCTTCGAACCGACCTTAGATGGTCGTCTCCTTACGAGGCTTACGCAGATCTCGAAGTAGAGCCTATCGTCCCTCAGGATTATTTCGGGAAGGCCCGCGGAGATATCTTTGACAGATTTTTTGTGAGGGTAATGGAGGTCTATCAGTCCCTGGAGATAATAAAGAAGTGCATGGACGGCCTGCCGGAAGGGCCCATCATGCATGAGCCAAAGCCTGCAAAGCTGCTGAACATATTGAAAGATGCAGACGGGGTGGGGCAGTCCTCCATAGAGGCTCCAAGGGGCGATGACACCCACGTCATTAGGCTGAAAAAAGGCGAGGAAAACGTGACATGGTGGAAGGTCAGGGCTCCAACTTACGCCAACGCAATGTCATGGCCGATAATGTTTAAGAACCAGGAAATAGCCGATGCGCCTTTGATCATAAATAGCATAGATCCCTGCATATCCTGCATGGAAAGAGTGCTGGTTGTGGACGAAAAAGGTTCCTCTTCTGTAGCAACTAAAGAAGAGCTTATCAAGATGTGTCGCGACAAGACTAGGAGGCTGATGCGTCGATGAACCTGCTTTTTTCCAAAATCATATCCGGCTTTGCTCTCTTTTGTCTCGTCATAATCATTGCCCTTCTGTATGAGGGGATCGACAGGATCCTGCACGCCAGGATGCAGAAACGCTTTGGTCCGCCCCTGCTGCAGCCATTTTATGACGTGATAAAGCTTCTTGGTAAGGAATCGATAGTCCCAAGGAGGGCGGTAAGGGCTATATTTCAGGCATCTCCGTGGATGTCTATGGCATTGGTGTTACTGATATTTCTTTACATACCCATTGGGTCCATCCCGCCCATAATGGCCGGGAACGGCGACATCATCCTGATCCTTTACCTGCTGGCGGCATCGGCAGTGATGATGGTCATTGGAGGATTCGCCAGCGGTTCGCCTTACGCGAACGTTGGTTCTCAACGTGAGATGGTCCTCATGATGAGCTATGAACTTCCTTTAGCTCTAGTGACGCTTACTTTAGCGTGGGTGATGTATAAAAAGGGAGTCCCTGGAGCGCCATTTAGCTTAGAGACGTTCGTTACCGTGCCGGTTTGGAACACCGTCGGGTTCATAGGCGGCATGGGCTTGTTCTCTTTGCTTCTGGCGTTGCTTGGCGTGGTTCCGGCAGAGGTGGGCAAGGTTCCCATGGATATCGCTGAGGCGAAGACCGAGATCCTCGAAGGTCTTTTGGTCGAGTATTCGGGGAGAAATTTAGCGCTTTTTAAGCTGACCTTTGCCTTGAGATCCCTTGCGATGTCGGCATTGCTGGTTCCCTTGTTTTTCCCCTTCTCGTTGGGCAAAATCCTTGGCCTGCACGGCGCATACTTTGTTGTGGTTGACTTTTTATGGTTTTGGGTAAAGGTCTTACTTGTTCAAATTGCGGCCATAACGATAGTTAGGACGATGTACGGAAGATTTAAAATATGGCAGGCCTCACAGTTTTACTGGTTTCAAATGGGGGGACTGGCATTGGCGGGCATGATACTCGTTACGCTCGATGTGGTGCTCTTTTAGGAGGGATAAACTTTGATAAACAAAATGTTGTTCATCATCTTAAAGCAACTTTTTAAGAAGCCCTTTACTAACCTGTTTCCCCTTGCGCATATACCGGATCGATTGTCCACTGTGATAAAAAAAGCTGAATCCGGCGAGCTCGAGATCAATCCACCTCTGCCTACTCCCGAAAACTTCAGGGGAAGGATTTCGTACGATAAAAACAAATGCATAGGATGCAGGTTGTGCATCAGAGTATGTCCTGCAAATGCCATATCCTACGTTGCTGAGGAGAAGAAGATCAAAGTGCATGTGGACAGATGCTGTTTTTGTGCCCAGTGTACCGAGATTTGTCCTGTGCAGTGTTTGTCCATGAGCGATGAGTTCTTGTTGGCCTCTTACAATCGAAAAGAGCAGGTTGTGACGGGAAATAACGGCTAAGATTAAATATGGGCCTCGATGACTTTATCGAGGCCCATATTGTTTATGAAGATCATAAAATTTCCCAGTAAGCAAGTCTCTTTTTGGTTTCCTCCGGACCGAGCAGCTCTATTACCTCAAATATGCCTGGGCTGACTTTGGTGCCGGTCAAAAGTATCCTTAAGGGCATCGCGATCTTTTTAAGCGGCACTTGTCTTTCCTCGCTCCACCTTCTGGCAAATTCCTCCAAGGTCTTGGTATCCCATTGAGGAAGCTTTATCATCTCCTCGCAGAAAGGGCGAAGGATATCCTTTGAAGTTTCGACATACTCCCTGTCCACCCTTGCCTTAACGGGCTCGAAGGTAAGGAAGTAGTCTGTATACTCTGCAAGCTCCCTTAAAGTTTGCCCTCTTCCTTCCATTATTTCCAGGACCTTTGCAAGGTATTGAGGGTCATGCTGCTCAAAGGGGAGACCCAGGGCCTTCCAAAAAGGTTTAACTGCCTCAAGCCGGCTTTGCGGGTCCATGAGCTTGATGTGTTCCTGGTTAATGTGGCGTAATTTGTCCATGTCGAAAACGGCAGCACGTTTGTTTACGTCCTTTATGTCGAACCATTCGATCGCTTCCTGAATGGAAAATATCTCCCTGTCATTTCCCGGCGACCAACCTAGTAGTGATAGGAAGTTGAACAATGCCTCCGGCAAAAAGCCCATGTCCTTGTATTCGAGGACGTTTGTTGCTCCATGGCGCTTGGAGAGCTTCTTTTTGTCCTTTCCCAGTATCATGGGAAGATGGGCAAACTGAGGAACGTCCCAGCCAAAGGCCTTGTATAGCAAAATCTGTTTTGGGGTATTGGCTATATGATCCTCGCCCCTTATCACGTGAGTGATCCACATTGTAAAATCGTCGATGACTACGGCGTAGTTGTATGTGGGCATGCCGTCGCTTTTTATGAGGACGATGTCCTTTAAGGTCTCGCTTTTGACCTCGATATGGCCATAGACGATATCATCAAAGGATACGACTTCCCCGGGAATTACCCTGAAAATGATGGCCTCTCCTTCTCTGTAGGCAAGCCCATCGTTTAAGAGTTTTTCTGCATAGCTGTGATAGATGTCTAGCCTTTCTGATTGCCGATAAGGTCCATGAGGGCCACCAACCTCAGGGCCTTCGTCCCAAAGCAATCCCAGCCATCTTAAGCCCAAATATATGCTTTCCTCAAATTCCTTGGTTGAACGTTCTCTGTCCGAGTCCTCTATGCGAAGCACAAATTTGCCGCCCGTGTGCCTGGCCCAGAGCCAGTTAAAAAGAGCAGTGTGAGCACCTCCAATGTGAAGGTTTCCCGTTGGGCTTGGAGCAAAACGAACCCTTACCTCTTCATTCATGACGTATACCTCCTATGCTGAAGACGTCTGATGCTATATGTCAGTAAATGCCGAAACGCCACAGGAATTACCTTTGCCGTAAAATATTACATATACTACAATTGTATCAAAAACAACAAGGAGGACATCATCTTTTGAGCGGAGAAAGGATCCTTTTGGTAGATGGACATGCCTTGGCGTTTAGGGCCTACTACGCCTTGCCCGAACTTAATGCCCCAGATGGCACTCCTACCAATGCCGTGCTTGGCTTTATAAACATGCTTCTTAAGATAATAAACGACGAAGCTCCCGATCGTGTAGTGGTATTTTTCGATGCTAAGGGCGAAACCTTTAGACACGAGGCATATAAGGAATATAAAGAAAATAGACCCCCCGCACCGGAGGAATTTAAGTCTCAGATCTTCATAATCAAGGAACTCATGAAGCGTTTCGGCTACCCCGTTATTGAGATCGAGGGGGTTGAGGCGGATGATGCCATAGCTTCATGTGCCCATCGCTTGAAAGAAAAGGGAGAAATCCTCGTCTTAACGGCTGATAAGGACATGCTTCAACTGATACGAACAAACGTCAAAGTATTAAGGCCGATAAAGGGTGTCTCGGTGTTTAAGACGTATGACGAAAAGGCCTTTGAAGACGAGTTCGGCTTTCCGCCTTCTTCCTTCCCTGATTACTTAGCCCTGATCGGTGATAAGGTCGATAACATACCGGGGGTTCCTGGGATCGGACCTAAAAGGGCGTCAGCGTTGATCCAAAAATACGGTACCTTGGAGAATTTATTTGAGCACCTGGACGAGCTTCCCGAAAAGATAGCTCATCTTTTGAGGGACAGAAAAGAAGAGCTGTTTCAGTGGAGGGAGCTTATCCGTCTGCGCGATACCCTAAACATAGATCCTAAAACATTAGAACATAACGGTAGACGCGATGACGAGGCCTTGGTCGAGATATTTAACAAGCTGGGTTTTAAACAAATACCCGAGAGGCTTGGGCTAACGGCGAAAAAAGAAGAAGCAAGAAGGGGCGTTTCAGGGACTTTAAGCGAGACCGAGGACATAAGGCCAGATGTATACAGCGGCAAAGCTGTTGCCTTGGCCTATGCCGGCGAGGGACGTTACCCCCAAGGATACAAGGTTTCTGAATGCGTCATAGCTGAAGGCGACGACTCGCTGAATGTGGTTGATCTGACGGAGACGGCAGGCCTTGAGGCTTTGATCGAAAAGATCAGAGGCCGAAAGGTGTTGCTTTGGGGTTACAAGGAGCTTACCACTGCCCTGAGGCGTCCCCCCTGTGCCCCCCATGAGGCATGGGACGGAAAAATCGCTTACTATCTTCTCCATCCGGATTATGCCACCTCCAAGGAAGGATTAAGCGAGATAAAAAGACTTCGACAATGCGAGATGGGGCTTGATAGGGAAGCTCTATCGCTTTTTGATATATACGAAAAGCTAACATCACAGTTCGATCAGGAACTTAACGAACTCATGTATAAGATAGATATGCCCCTATCGGTCGTGCTCTCCAAGATGGAGGTACACGGCATACGACTGAATTTGGACCTCCTGTGGGAGATTAAGGGCGAACTTGAAAGGACACTTGAGGACGTCGAGGCATCCATCGATATGGCTGCCGGATCTAAGGTTAACCTGAATTCCCCGAAGCAGGTCGGGTGGCTCCTTTTCGATCATCTGAAGTTGCCCGTCATAAAGAGGACCAAGACAGGTTATTCTACTGACGTGACGGTACTTGAGGAACTAAGCCGTTTAAACAGGCCCGAGGCCCTGGTTGCGAAATTATTACTGGACCATAGAGAGCTTTCCAAGATGTTGTCGGGTTTTGTTCAACCGCTAATCGATGCCATAGATCCCAAGACCGGCAAGGTACACACTACCTTTGAACATACAAGCACCGGTACGGGTCGCTTAAGCAGCAGGGATCCAAACTTGCAAAACCTTCCTGCATATGGAGATTGGGCTAAAAAACTGAAAGAGGCCTTTATCCCCAGCAATTCTGACGGGATTTTCATTGGAGCAGATTATTCGCAGATAGAGCTTAGGGTGTTGGCCCATATATCGGGTGACGAGAAGCTCCGAGAGGCCTTTGAAAGAGGAAGGGATATTCATGCCGAGACGGCGGCGTGGGTATTTGGAGTTGAGCCGGAAGATGTCACAAGTGAGCTTAGAAGGATGGCCAAGATGATAAACTTCGGACTGCTTTACGGCATGACACCCTACGGCTTGGCTTCGAGGCTTGGAATAAGCAGGGACGAAGCCAAGGCAATAATAGACCGCTATTTTTCTGGTTTTCCAAGGGTAAAGGAGTACATAGAGAAAAGTTACGAGGAAGCCAAAAATAGAGGTTATAGCCTTTCAATCTTTGGCAGGAGAAGGCCATTGAACGAGGTGACAACCGTAGAGGGAAACAGTACTGCTGCACTAAAAAGGGTTGCCATAAACACGCCAATTCAAAGCAGTGCAGCGGATATAGCAAAGATGGCCATGATACGTTTTGACGAGGCCTTACAAAAAGAGCATATCGACGCTGCATTGGTGCTGCAAATCCACGATTCGCTGATATGCGAGTGTCACGAGAAAGACGAAGGGGCGGTTTCTGATCTGCTTAAAAGAAGCATGGAGCACGTCATAAGGCTTTCAGTGCCCTTGGAAGTCAACCTGAAAAGCGGGCGTTCCTTGGCAGAAGTGTAACCGTCATCTTACGATAAATGCACACATCAGCATCCATAGGGCAAACCAATAGAAATGTGCCCCTTGCGGCAAGATCCAAAAACCCGCTCCGAAAAGTAGAAACATGAACGCCATGGAAAGACGGGAGATGCTACCGGATTTTTCTTCCGTCTTTTTGCCTGCTCCTACGGATACCGTCATGGATATGTCGAAGAAGGCCTGTTTAATTTTTTCTTTGCCAAGCTCCATCATGAGCAGGGGTTTAAGATGCAATATAGACGTAACCTCTTGGAAGCTTTCGTCCAACAGCTCTTCG is a window from the Acetomicrobium flavidum genome containing:
- a CDS encoding respiratory chain complex I subunit 1 family protein; translated protein: MNLLFSKIISGFALFCLVIIIALLYEGIDRILHARMQKRFGPPLLQPFYDVIKLLGKESIVPRRAVRAIFQASPWMSMALVLLIFLYIPIGSIPPIMAGNGDIILILYLLAASAVMMVIGGFASGSPYANVGSQREMVLMMSYELPLALVTLTLAWVMYKKGVPGAPFSLETFVTVPVWNTVGFIGGMGLFSLLLALLGVVPAEVGKVPMDIAEAKTEILEGLLVEYSGRNLALFKLTFALRSLAMSALLVPLFFPFSLGKILGLHGAYFVVVDFLWFWVKVLLVQIAAITIVRTMYGRFKIWQASQFYWFQMGGLALAGMILVTLDVVLF
- a CDS encoding NADH-quinone oxidoreductase subunit C, which codes for MHKAMLNVVAKSPEEFKSSLEKKFGDKIHNVEVRGRVAGKQDEVSFYDVWISCRKDDLEELVEFLFSFDFPIFHVMSGDDIGNAVLLNYHFSLFSGAGRGKRIGVVLSVEVPKEDLVMPSLYDKIPGIEYSEREMHEMLGVSFNGLPNQSLVFLPENWDEKVHPWRRDDSGLSPKHIRELS
- the polA gene encoding DNA polymerase I; translated protein: MSGERILLVDGHALAFRAYYALPELNAPDGTPTNAVLGFINMLLKIINDEAPDRVVVFFDAKGETFRHEAYKEYKENRPPAPEEFKSQIFIIKELMKRFGYPVIEIEGVEADDAIASCAHRLKEKGEILVLTADKDMLQLIRTNVKVLRPIKGVSVFKTYDEKAFEDEFGFPPSSFPDYLALIGDKVDNIPGVPGIGPKRASALIQKYGTLENLFEHLDELPEKIAHLLRDRKEELFQWRELIRLRDTLNIDPKTLEHNGRRDDEALVEIFNKLGFKQIPERLGLTAKKEEARRGVSGTLSETEDIRPDVYSGKAVALAYAGEGRYPQGYKVSECVIAEGDDSLNVVDLTETAGLEALIEKIRGRKVLLWGYKELTTALRRPPCAPHEAWDGKIAYYLLHPDYATSKEGLSEIKRLRQCEMGLDREALSLFDIYEKLTSQFDQELNELMYKIDMPLSVVLSKMEVHGIRLNLDLLWEIKGELERTLEDVEASIDMAAGSKVNLNSPKQVGWLLFDHLKLPVIKRTKTGYSTDVTVLEELSRLNRPEALVAKLLLDHRELSKMLSGFVQPLIDAIDPKTGKVHTTFEHTSTGTGRLSSRDPNLQNLPAYGDWAKKLKEAFIPSNSDGIFIGADYSQIELRVLAHISGDEKLREAFERGRDIHAETAAWVFGVEPEDVTSELRRMAKMINFGLLYGMTPYGLASRLGISRDEAKAIIDRYFSGFPRVKEYIEKSYEEAKNRGYSLSIFGRRRPLNEVTTVEGNSTAALKRVAINTPIQSSAADIAKMAMIRFDEALQKEHIDAALVLQIHDSLICECHEKDEGAVSDLLKRSMEHVIRLSVPLEVNLKSGRSLAEV
- the gltX gene encoding glutamate--tRNA ligase; the encoded protein is MNEEVRVRFAPSPTGNLHIGGAHTALFNWLWARHTGGKFVLRIEDSDRERSTKEFEESIYLGLRWLGLLWDEGPEVGGPHGPYRQSERLDIYHSYAEKLLNDGLAYREGEAIIFRVIPGEVVSFDDIVYGHIEVKSETLKDIVLIKSDGMPTYNYAVVIDDFTMWITHVIRGEDHIANTPKQILLYKAFGWDVPQFAHLPMILGKDKKKLSKRHGATNVLEYKDMGFLPEALFNFLSLLGWSPGNDREIFSIQEAIEWFDIKDVNKRAAVFDMDKLRHINQEHIKLMDPQSRLEAVKPFWKALGLPFEQHDPQYLAKVLEIMEGRGQTLRELAEYTDYFLTFEPVKARVDREYVETSKDILRPFCEEMIKLPQWDTKTLEEFARRWSEERQVPLKKIAMPLRILLTGTKVSPGIFEVIELLGPEETKKRLAYWEIL
- a CDS encoding hydrogenase large subunit, which codes for MALGENKTYTIPIGPVHVGLKEPITAWLQVDGERIVDVRIRPGAIHRGIEYMARERNPIQVIYLAERICGICSFAHIISFVRAVEDAAGIPVPSRAKYIRTILLELERVHSHILWAGVACYTFGYDSAFNLGMLLREKVMDVLEAMTGNRVNYGVGTVGGVRRDITPKVADAIKEMLDYYNREFSYFYNAVTEDPIVKARMRDIGVLSYEDAVRYCAVGPTARASGLRTDLRWSSPYEAYADLEVEPIVPQDYFGKARGDIFDRFFVRVMEVYQSLEIIKKCMDGLPEGPIMHEPKPAKLLNILKDADGVGQSSIEAPRGDDTHVIRLKKGEENVTWWKVRAPTYANAMSWPIMFKNQEIADAPLIINSIDPCISCMERVLVVDEKGSSSVATKEELIKMCRDKTRRLMRR
- a CDS encoding 4Fe-4S binding protein; the encoded protein is MINKMLFIILKQLFKKPFTNLFPLAHIPDRLSTVIKKAESGELEINPPLPTPENFRGRISYDKNKCIGCRLCIRVCPANAISYVAEEKKIKVHVDRCCFCAQCTEICPVQCLSMSDEFLLASYNRKEQVVTGNNG